CAGATGAGCAACTCCCAGCGAGTGATCGTAACGCTTGTATCCAGACTGGGGAAACACTAGGTCTGAGGCACCTAACTGGCGGACGGACTTGAGTCTTTGATAGGGTCGAGACTCGCTGACTACAAAAGCAGTATCTGACAGTGCCACATAACCATACACGGCGTCACGAATGATGCGCATGGTGGCTGTTTGGGTATTGTTGTTCTTGGTGTTCTTGTTATGGGTTAGCAAAGTGTATTATCTAACGTCGTTTCAACGTTCTTACGAACCAAATTTAGCCAACGAGTCTGCAGATCGATCACCGCGGTATTCTGCCACCTTCTCACCACCCTCGAATCTCAGGATGGTGGGGAAGCCGTTGATACCCAACGCCTTGCACAGATCACCTGCCTGTGCATATTCTACCTGCAAGAATGGCAGACGAGCCAAGGTGGCTGCTTCTGCAAAGTTGGGTTTCAAAGCAGTGCAATGTCCACAGCCCTCAGCCACAAAGGCCACTACTGTAGGTTGTCCCTGATCTTTGACATGTCTCTGAAATCCATTCTGGTCTACCTCCTGCACTCCCTTCTGTGAAGCGTGAGCAGAAGCGTAGGAAGGGGGGCGAAAGTCCTTGTAGTCTCCACGAGCGTAGGTGCCGCCATACTTCTTGTC
Above is a window of Candidatus Obscuribacterales bacterium DNA encoding:
- a CDS encoding protein disulfide isomerase family protein, producing MPTYPAQHPQHQHHHHQHQHHQQRQQQQQQQEPVPQPYSPGQKYTSYAGNSHIPADAQAQLGQRYQGSDYQHDKKYGGTYARGDYKDFRPPSYASAHASQKGVQEVDQNGFQRHVKDQGQPTVVAFVAEGCGHCTALKPNFAEAATLARLPFLQVEYAQAGDLCKALGINGFPTILRFEGGEKVAEYRGDRSADSLAKFGS